A single Ignavibacteriales bacterium DNA region contains:
- a CDS encoding HipA domain-containing protein produces the protein MNRICLACYQPVLNGDSEFHEECSKKLFLQNEAPVLAYTEKELAGLGLQIIRSSISVTGVQPKLSLDIEKERGNQASKRFTIAGLWGQYILKPPSLHYPQLPETEDLTMHLAEIAGIPVVPHSLIRLASGSFAYITRRIDRIKGSKIHMEDMCQITGKLTEEKYQGSYEQVAKAILQYSSFPVLDAIGLCEVLLFSFVTGNADMHLKNFSIIRTGPKEYRLSPAYDLVSTALVNPADKEEMALTLNGRKNKITREDFIRFFERLSIEPQQQERLFSRIEKSAGDWYPFIRKSFLTREYQESFITIIRERMRRLNVS, from the coding sequence ATGAACAGAATTTGTCTTGCCTGTTATCAGCCGGTACTTAACGGGGATAGCGAATTTCATGAGGAATGTTCAAAAAAACTCTTTCTGCAAAATGAAGCGCCCGTCCTTGCCTATACAGAAAAGGAACTTGCCGGACTGGGACTTCAGATAATTCGTTCCAGTATCTCAGTAACGGGAGTTCAGCCAAAGCTTTCGCTGGATATTGAAAAAGAAAGGGGAAATCAGGCATCAAAAAGATTCACCATTGCCGGGCTTTGGGGGCAGTATATACTTAAACCGCCCTCACTGCACTATCCGCAGCTCCCTGAGACAGAAGACCTGACAATGCATCTGGCTGAGATCGCGGGAATACCTGTTGTACCGCATAGTCTCATCCGTCTTGCCTCAGGTTCGTTTGCATATATAACACGAAGAATAGACCGGATTAAAGGGTCTAAGATTCACATGGAGGATATGTGCCAGATTACCGGAAAACTCACAGAAGAAAAATATCAGGGCAGTTATGAACAAGTGGCTAAAGCAATTCTGCAGTACTCATCATTCCCTGTTCTTGATGCTATCGGTCTCTGTGAGGTTTTGCTTTTTTCTTTTGTAACCGGGAATGCTGACATGCATTTAAAGAATTTTTCCATCATAAGAACCGGGCCGAAAGAGTACCGCCTTTCCCCTGCTTACGATCTGGTTTCAACAGCACTGGTAAATCCCGCAGACAAAGAAGAAATGGCGCTTACCCTAAACGGCAGGAAAAATAAAATAACGAGAGAAGATTTTATCCGGTTTTTTGAACGATTATCTATTGAACCTCAGCAGCAGGAACGGCTTTTCTCAAGAATTGAAAAATCAGCCGGTGATTGGTACCCCTTTATCCGGAAAAGTTTTCTCACCAGAGAATATCAGGAATCATTTATTACAATAATCAGAGAGCGGATGAGGCGGCTCAATGTATCATGA
- a CDS encoding glycosyltransferase family 2 protein, whose protein sequence is MPQNEKISIVVPLFNEEQSLRPLYTEIRKVFENTRRTYEIVFVDDGSTDKSLMRIKEISRVDKRVKYISFQKNYGKSAALQMGFKMATGSVIITMDADLQDDPKEIPNLIKKLEEGWDLVSGWKKKRYDPFIKRFSSKFFNFTTRVFSGIKIHDFNCGLKAYRKAAAQSLQVYGELHRYMPVLAHWNGFSVTEIDVKHHPRMYGKTKFGISRFFKGFVDLLTVVFLTRYIKRPMHLFGFLGAFTMLAGLAVNGYLTWEWINGQPLSNRPMLFLGMLLIIVGTQFFSTGLLGELMVHNFQNDAEYKIKDQSN, encoded by the coding sequence ATTCCGCAGAATGAAAAAATCTCAATTGTGGTACCTCTGTTTAACGAAGAGCAGTCACTGCGTCCCCTCTATACTGAAATCAGAAAAGTCTTTGAAAACACCCGCCGCACCTACGAAATCGTTTTTGTTGATGACGGCAGCACTGATAAATCGCTGATGCGCATCAAGGAGATTTCACGCGTTGACAAACGGGTGAAATATATATCATTCCAGAAAAACTACGGCAAATCCGCAGCCCTGCAGATGGGCTTCAAGATGGCAACCGGCAGCGTGATCATCACCATGGATGCAGATCTTCAGGATGACCCGAAAGAGATACCAAACCTGATAAAGAAACTTGAAGAAGGATGGGATCTGGTCTCCGGCTGGAAGAAGAAACGTTATGATCCTTTTATTAAAAGATTCTCTTCAAAGTTCTTCAACTTCACCACCCGCGTTTTCAGCGGAATTAAAATTCATGACTTCAACTGCGGACTGAAGGCATACCGCAAAGCGGCAGCACAGAGTCTTCAGGTCTATGGAGAACTGCACCGGTATATGCCCGTTCTGGCCCACTGGAACGGATTCAGCGTAACCGAGATTGATGTAAAGCATCATCCGCGCATGTACGGCAAAACCAAGTTCGGCATCTCCCGGTTCTTTAAGGGATTTGTTGATCTTCTCACGGTTGTCTTTCTGACGCGGTATATAAAGCGCCCGATGCATCTGTTCGGATTTCTTGGCGCCTTTACCATGCTGGCAGGTCTCGCAGTGAACGGTTATCTGACCTGGGAGTGGATCAACGGCCAGCCGCTGAGCAACCGCCCCATGCTTTTCCTTGGAATGCTGTTAATCATCGTCGGAACGCAGTTCTTTTCAACCGGACTGCTCGGCGAACTGATGGTTCACAACTTTCAGAATGATGCTGAATATAAAATTAAAGACCAGTCAAATTAA
- a CDS encoding glycosyltransferase, translating into MQYAPIALFVYNRPRHTKNLIDSLLANKEAEKSELIIISDAPKHEGVTGVDEVRKYIKTVNEFQSVKIIERQENFGLAKNIITGVSKLLEEYGRLIVLEDDLIVSPWFLAYMNDGLNLYAEDEKAGSIHGYVYPVREQLPETFFLRGGDCWGWATWKRAWSFFEPDGKKLLSQIKQRGLVREFDLNNSYPYYRMLQKQVEGKNSSWAVRWHASLFLRDMLTLYPGTSFVNNQGADDSGTHLKSTNVFDVPVAQNYAGIRKIELQESEAGRKSFSNFFFSIHKNPLKRIFRL; encoded by the coding sequence ATGCAATACGCTCCGATAGCTCTCTTTGTGTATAACCGTCCGCGCCATACAAAGAATCTGATAGATTCCCTGCTGGCAAATAAAGAAGCTGAAAAAAGCGAACTTATCATCATCTCTGACGCACCAAAGCATGAGGGAGTAACGGGTGTGGATGAAGTACGCAAGTATATAAAAACCGTTAACGAATTTCAGTCGGTAAAGATTATAGAACGGCAGGAGAACTTCGGCCTCGCGAAAAACATCATAACAGGTGTATCAAAACTGCTGGAAGAATATGGCCGGCTGATTGTGCTCGAAGATGACCTTATTGTTTCTCCCTGGTTCCTTGCTTACATGAATGACGGACTGAATCTTTACGCCGAGGATGAGAAAGCCGGAAGCATACACGGCTATGTTTATCCTGTCAGGGAACAACTGCCTGAAACATTTTTCCTGCGCGGCGGTGACTGCTGGGGATGGGCTACCTGGAAACGGGCCTGGAGCTTTTTTGAACCTGATGGTAAAAAACTGCTCTCACAGATTAAACAGCGGGGCCTTGTCAGAGAATTTGATCTTAATAATTCGTACCCGTATTACCGAATGCTGCAAAAGCAGGTTGAAGGGAAAAACAGTTCCTGGGCTGTACGCTGGCACGCAAGCCTTTTCCTGAGGGATATGCTTACGCTGTATCCCGGCACTTCTTTTGTCAACAACCAGGGGGCGGATGATTCCGGAACGCATCTCAAAAGCACCAATGTGTTTGATGTACCTGTTGCACAAAACTATGCAGGCATCAGAAAAATTGAGCTGCAGGAATCGGAAGCCGGGAGAAAAAGTTTCAGTAATTTTTTCTTCTCCATTCACAAAAACCCGCTGAAGCGAATCTTCAGACTTTAA
- a CDS encoding class I SAM-dependent methyltransferase, translating into MHYDPVKDVFAAVIKKLPVLRAVFYKLLDLMFLRSWFVRRELRHLRSAFGSKKIDIYDAGSGYGQYSYFMSKKLSPCSIYAVDVKENWINDCRGFFSAAKIGDVSFAVEDLTAVNHENRFDLIVCVDVMEHIADDVTVFNNFSRALKPGGYVLINSPSVYGGSDVHDEEEESFIGEHARVGYSWEELRDKLKPFGFEVYRYRYTYGFWGDKAWRLGIKYPMLMLNASKIFFLVLPFYFLLTLPFTLLMMYIDYSTVSEKGSGINLIAKKV; encoded by the coding sequence ATGCATTACGATCCCGTTAAAGATGTATTCGCCGCGGTAATTAAGAAACTGCCCGTCCTGCGGGCAGTTTTTTATAAACTGCTTGACCTGATGTTCCTCCGCTCCTGGTTTGTCCGCAGGGAGCTCCGTCATCTCCGCTCCGCGTTTGGTTCAAAAAAAATCGATATATACGATGCCGGTTCCGGATACGGGCAGTACAGTTACTTCATGAGCAAAAAACTTTCTCCCTGCAGCATTTATGCTGTTGACGTGAAAGAGAACTGGATTAACGACTGCCGCGGGTTTTTTTCAGCCGCAAAGATCGGTGATGTCAGTTTCGCGGTTGAAGACCTGACCGCTGTTAATCATGAAAACCGTTTTGACCTGATCGTCTGTGTTGATGTGATGGAACACATTGCGGATGATGTTACCGTATTCAACAATTTCTCCCGCGCCCTTAAGCCGGGCGGATATGTACTCATCAACTCCCCATCGGTTTACGGCGGCAGTGATGTGCATGATGAAGAGGAGGAAAGTTTTATCGGAGAGCATGCACGGGTCGGCTACTCATGGGAAGAACTGCGGGACAAACTGAAACCCTTCGGCTTTGAAGTGTACCGTTACCGTTACACCTACGGCTTCTGGGGAGACAAAGCATGGCGCCTGGGAATTAAATATCCGATGCTCATGCTGAACGCGTCAAAAATTTTCTTTCTGGTACTGCCGTTTTATTTCCTGCTCACGCTCCCCTTTACCCTGCTGATGATGTATATTGACTACAGCACCGTGAGTGAAAAGGGTTCAGGCATCAATCTTATTGCAAAAAAAGTGTAA
- a CDS encoding YfhO family protein, with amino-acid sequence MSKQKKSSNLTKNKTTKQSGFLAEFDLEKYFPTKFHLPVVLGIVTILLMMFLNPLFFGGMSFESGDIIAAESSQPYLAKERETFSLWNPHIFCGMPAYSLSIDFTWFNLIYVIFTVTRDFYTGLFSVEYVRWTFYLILLAVTMFMLVRHLTGNFLIGLFSSIATVFSTGIIVFLFIGHVTKLTSLAWYPLVFLILLRFKEKITLRDFFILTVALQLLIQGFHLQIIFYLLLSIGIYFLYYITLGSKGSEERVRLVKSGGALAGAVVIAFLIQADNFTQIYEYTPYSTRGGKSVVEESTGKAAQSESEYYEYHTNWSFSPGEVATFVVPSFYGFGYSTYQGPLSQNQEVAVNTYFGQMPFVDVAMYMGVLVFFLALFAIITMWKDPLVKYLTILNIFALLLSFGSTFPVLFDLFFYYFPYFDKFRVPSMILVILQMHFPILAALGLKKIISLRSEKDAFAENIIKYAAYGFGALFLVSLLLNSVIASWFMERFTATKQGAQMQVLKEYAAEMFTGDLYFSLFALTALFFGAFAFLRNNLSGSVVLLIAIIITAADLLRVDARGARYTPAPDKNSMFVMPDYVRFIKEQKNETPFRIINIKQDGSPGSLNQNSNYHAYFLLEDFYGYSAIKPRAYQDLMDVVGPINPVLWMTGNVKYVIADQNVPLPGLTPVYNQNKTVIYQNDYFLERVFFADSVAVKPALDVLNMMKDAPFDPRTISFTEVPVEGIEKVDSTASARITSYKDEEIVVEVTASGKNFLVFSSTYMPTGWNATIDGNELEILRANHAFMGVVVPEGKHTLVFTYLPESWTISMYISLILSTLVVLGLVITIALPFVKKEKKAA; translated from the coding sequence ATGTCAAAACAGAAAAAAAGCAGCAATCTCACCAAGAATAAAACAACAAAGCAGTCTGGTTTTCTGGCTGAGTTTGATCTTGAGAAATATTTCCCCACAAAGTTTCATCTTCCGGTTGTCCTGGGCATTGTAACCATCCTGCTCATGATGTTCCTTAATCCCCTCTTTTTTGGCGGTATGTCATTTGAGTCGGGGGATATTATCGCGGCTGAAAGTTCACAGCCTTATCTTGCAAAAGAGCGGGAGACCTTCAGTCTGTGGAACCCTCATATATTCTGCGGCATGCCGGCATATTCACTCAGTATTGATTTTACCTGGTTTAATCTGATTTATGTTATCTTCACCGTAACAAGAGATTTTTATACCGGACTATTCAGCGTTGAATACGTAAGGTGGACATTCTATCTGATTCTGCTTGCGGTAACCATGTTTATGCTGGTGCGGCATCTGACCGGTAATTTTCTTATCGGGCTCTTCAGCAGCATTGCAACGGTATTCTCAACCGGCATCATTGTGTTCCTGTTTATCGGCCATGTTACCAAGCTCACTTCACTTGCGTGGTATCCGCTGGTCTTCCTCATACTGCTCAGGTTTAAAGAAAAGATAACCCTGCGCGATTTCTTTATACTCACGGTCGCGCTGCAACTGCTCATTCAGGGATTCCATCTGCAGATTATTTTTTATCTGCTGCTTTCCATTGGTATATACTTCCTCTATTATATTACTCTCGGTTCAAAGGGCAGTGAAGAGCGGGTGCGTCTGGTCAAGTCAGGAGGAGCGCTTGCCGGAGCCGTTGTTATTGCATTCCTGATTCAGGCGGATAACTTCACCCAGATATACGAATATACCCCCTACTCAACCAGAGGAGGGAAATCCGTTGTTGAGGAATCAACCGGAAAAGCCGCACAGTCTGAGTCGGAGTATTATGAATATCATACCAACTGGTCATTTTCACCGGGTGAGGTTGCAACATTTGTGGTTCCTTCATTTTACGGATTTGGCTATTCAACCTATCAGGGGCCGCTGAGCCAGAATCAGGAAGTTGCAGTTAATACCTATTTCGGTCAGATGCCCTTTGTTGATGTGGCGATGTATATGGGTGTGCTGGTATTCTTCCTCGCGCTTTTTGCGATTATAACCATGTGGAAGGATCCTCTGGTAAAATACCTTACGATTCTCAATATCTTTGCGCTGCTTCTTTCATTCGGCTCAACTTTTCCCGTGCTGTTTGATCTCTTCTTCTATTATTTCCCCTATTTTGATAAGTTCCGGGTGCCCTCGATGATCTTAGTAATCCTGCAGATGCATTTCCCGATACTTGCCGCACTGGGGCTGAAAAAAATCATTTCTCTGCGGAGTGAAAAAGATGCCTTCGCGGAAAACATTATTAAATATGCAGCTTACGGATTTGGCGCTCTGTTTCTGGTTTCGCTTCTGCTTAACTCGGTCATTGCATCATGGTTCATGGAGCGCTTCACCGCGACCAAGCAGGGGGCACAGATGCAGGTTCTTAAAGAATATGCCGCGGAGATGTTCACCGGAGATTTATATTTCTCCCTCTTCGCGCTTACGGCTCTCTTCTTCGGAGCATTTGCTTTTCTGCGAAACAATCTTTCCGGTTCGGTAGTACTGCTGATTGCCATCATCATTACGGCCGCTGATCTGCTGAGAGTTGATGCCAGAGGCGCAAGATATACCCCCGCACCTGATAAGAACAGCATGTTCGTGATGCCTGATTACGTCCGCTTTATCAAAGAGCAAAAGAATGAAACTCCGTTCCGCATAATCAATATCAAGCAGGACGGCTCACCCGGATCGCTGAATCAGAACTCAAACTACCACGCATATTTCCTGCTTGAGGATTTTTACGGTTATTCAGCAATCAAACCGCGCGCCTACCAGGATCTGATGGATGTTGTTGGCCCTATTAATCCGGTGCTCTGGATGACAGGCAATGTGAAATATGTTATTGCCGATCAGAATGTTCCCCTGCCCGGACTTACCCCGGTATATAACCAGAATAAAACGGTAATATACCAGAATGATTATTTCCTCGAGCGCGTATTCTTTGCTGATTCCGTCGCGGTAAAACCCGCGCTTGACGTACTGAACATGATGAAAGACGCACCCTTTGATCCGCGCACGATTTCTTTTACTGAGGTTCCCGTGGAGGGAATTGAGAAAGTTGATTCCACCGCCTCTGCCCGCATCACTTCTTATAAGGATGAGGAAATTGTGGTTGAAGTTACCGCCAGTGGAAAGAATTTCCTGGTGTTCTCCTCCACCTATATGCCCACGGGTTGGAATGCAACCATTGACGGCAATGAGCTTGAAATTCTGAGAGCCAACCATGCCTTCATGGGTGTGGTTGTGCCCGAAGGTAAACATACGCTGGTATTCACCTATCTGCCTGAATCATGGACCATCAGCATGTATATATCCCTGATTCTCAGTACATTGGTTGTACTCGGCCTGGTTATAACCATTGCGCTCCCCTTTGTAAAAAAGGAAAAGAAAGCAGCATAA
- a CDS encoding helix-turn-helix transcriptional regulator yields the protein MELREFVKARRKAVKLTQPELAWKAGVGLRFLRELEQGKETLRMDKVNKVLALFGHKLGPVKHTFTLKD from the coding sequence ATGGAACTTCGTGAATTTGTTAAAGCCAGACGAAAAGCTGTAAAATTAACCCAGCCCGAACTTGCCTGGAAGGCGGGGGTCGGACTGAGGTTTTTGAGGGAGCTTGAGCAGGGAAAAGAAACCCTGCGGATGGATAAGGTAAATAAGGTCTTAGCCCTGTTCGGACATAAACTCGGACCGGTTAAACATACCTTCACACTTAAGGACTGA
- a CDS encoding HipA N-terminal domain-containing protein, whose protein sequence is MRGAVVYYNNRKAGRIFQDEEGYHFYYFPEYLTDKNAEPVSLTLHLQEETFHSDRLFPFFDGLIPEGWLLEIAEKNWKLNPRDRMGLLLACCKDCIGAVSIIPEEEGALS, encoded by the coding sequence ATGCGCGGTGCAGTAGTTTATTACAATAACAGAAAAGCAGGAAGGATTTTTCAGGATGAAGAAGGATATCATTTTTATTACTTCCCGGAATATCTGACAGATAAAAATGCTGAACCAGTCAGTCTTACATTACATCTTCAGGAGGAAACTTTCCACAGCGACCGTCTCTTTCCGTTTTTTGACGGATTGATACCCGAGGGATGGCTTCTTGAAATCGCAGAAAAAAACTGGAAATTGAATCCAAGGGACAGAATGGGGCTGCTGCTCGCCTGCTGCAAAGACTGCATCGGGGCAGTAAGTATCATACCTGAAGAGGAGGGGGCTTTATCATGA
- a CDS encoding oligosaccharide flippase family protein has translation MLAQLKGFLRHSIVYSISNAAAKAMGVILLPLYTTYLSLGDFGQLAIVEVTLVIAVELFALGQGPSIVMFNDTAEYKDGIKSIYFTIYSFSLAVALAAVLFGWSVLDIIAGFAVPLGMFETHYWVIAAIFVSRIIHGLCLDKIRAEEKSVLYTGLNLGRLLITLLVTIYFVAYEGYGIAGVLYGYLAGDGFTAIYTSLHQFRNMTPVFRKDILPASVRFGIPLIFTSVAFMILNVSDRYIIGYYRGSEEVALYDLGYRVAGVLNMFIIMPFTLTLLPAAYKMYGKEGDKRYYSKLLTYFTFILVWGGLALSLYAEELIQLFALNKDYWPSYKVVPLVILGYIFSGMRLVAVLGQFLTRNLKSLIPLSLSAAFMNVTLNFVFIPLYGMMAAAYTTLLSFLFLYLLSLQISDRYYHIPFEHKKTFLLILLGSLLYLPFAFWSSEFLFFNLGLKLLLVIGFPLLLLPLKFYEEAELHVIKKILRSPAGGFKELVKK, from the coding sequence ATGCTCGCCCAGCTTAAAGGATTTTTACGGCACTCCATCGTCTACAGCATCAGCAATGCTGCTGCCAAGGCGATGGGGGTTATCCTCCTGCCGCTCTATACAACATACCTTTCTCTGGGTGATTTTGGCCAGCTTGCCATTGTCGAAGTAACCCTGGTCATCGCAGTTGAACTCTTTGCTCTCGGGCAGGGGCCCTCAATTGTGATGTTTAATGATACCGCTGAGTATAAGGACGGTATCAAATCTATTTACTTCACTATATATAGCTTCTCTCTTGCGGTTGCGTTAGCAGCGGTACTCTTCGGATGGTCTGTTCTTGATATTATTGCCGGATTCGCCGTTCCGCTCGGCATGTTTGAAACCCACTACTGGGTGATCGCCGCGATTTTTGTCTCGCGCATCATACACGGACTCTGCCTGGATAAAATCAGAGCTGAGGAAAAATCGGTCCTCTATACGGGGCTCAATCTCGGCCGTCTTCTTATAACGCTCCTGGTCACCATTTACTTTGTTGCTTATGAGGGGTACGGAATTGCCGGAGTGCTTTATGGCTATCTTGCCGGCGACGGTTTCACAGCTATATATACCTCTCTGCATCAGTTCAGAAACATGACTCCGGTTTTCAGGAAGGATATCCTCCCCGCATCAGTCCGCTTTGGCATCCCCCTTATTTTTACGTCAGTTGCTTTCATGATTCTGAATGTGAGCGACCGCTATATCATTGGCTACTACCGCGGTTCTGAGGAGGTTGCACTCTACGACCTGGGGTACCGTGTGGCAGGGGTGCTTAATATGTTTATCATCATGCCATTTACTCTTACGCTTCTCCCGGCCGCGTATAAAATGTACGGCAAAGAGGGAGACAAACGGTATTACAGCAAACTGCTGACCTATTTTACTTTTATTCTGGTCTGGGGCGGGCTTGCCCTCTCCCTTTACGCGGAGGAACTGATTCAGCTTTTTGCTCTGAATAAAGATTACTGGCCGTCGTATAAAGTTGTTCCGCTTGTTATACTGGGATATATCTTCAGCGGAATGCGGCTGGTCGCGGTGCTGGGGCAATTTCTGACTCGCAACTTAAAGTCACTGATTCCTCTTTCCTTGTCCGCAGCTTTCATGAATGTGACTCTGAACTTTGTCTTTATTCCTCTTTACGGCATGATGGCAGCAGCATATACCACGCTGCTTTCTTTTCTTTTTCTTTATCTGCTTTCCCTGCAGATTTCAGACAGATATTACCACATACCTTTTGAACATAAAAAGACTTTTCTGCTGATACTGCTTGGCTCTCTGCTGTATCTTCCATTTGCTTTCTGGTCATCGGAATTTTTATTTTTTAATCTTGGCTTAAAGCTGCTCCTTGTTATAGGATTCCCGCTGCTTCTACTTCCGCTGAAGTTTTATGAAGAAGCTGAACTGCATGTTATTAAAAAAATTCTCCGTTCGCCCGCGGGAGGATTTAAAGAATTGGTAAAGAAGTAG
- a CDS encoding FkbM family methyltransferase, whose amino-acid sequence MAYSLSEKLRALVKLAAEPQVLSALLSQRIFGLLLEEGWFESYKTKTPLDKEGKPIPWTTYSFIDFIRTRLKSSQNVFEYGSGYSTLFFAPRVSSVTSCEHDKYWYQDMKRRIPANCTLIFAEDEAYEKSIAGTGTQYDIIFVDGIRRNECISSALPFLTKEGVIVLDDSERPEYADGRKVLTDAGFKYIDFYGIAPGILFKKSTTVFYRPDNTLQI is encoded by the coding sequence ATGGCCTATTCATTATCAGAAAAACTCAGAGCGCTTGTAAAACTTGCCGCAGAACCGCAGGTGCTCAGTGCTCTCCTCTCACAGAGAATCTTCGGATTGCTTCTGGAAGAAGGGTGGTTTGAGTCATACAAGACAAAAACACCGTTGGACAAAGAAGGAAAACCAATCCCCTGGACTACTTATTCTTTTATTGATTTCATCCGGACCCGCCTGAAAAGTTCACAGAATGTATTCGAATACGGATCCGGTTATTCCACACTCTTTTTTGCTCCAAGAGTCTCATCAGTTACATCTTGCGAGCATGATAAATACTGGTATCAGGATATGAAGCGGAGGATTCCAGCAAACTGTACCCTGATCTTTGCGGAAGATGAAGCGTATGAAAAGAGCATAGCAGGAACAGGCACTCAATACGATATCATCTTCGTTGACGGCATACGGAGAAATGAATGTATCAGCTCCGCGCTTCCGTTTCTTACGAAAGAAGGAGTGATTGTTCTTGATGATTCCGAACGGCCTGAGTATGCGGATGGAAGAAAAGTCCTTACTGATGCCGGATTTAAATATATCGATTTTTACGGCATCGCACCCGGAATCTTGTTCAAAAAATCAACCACGGTTTTTTACCGGCCGGATAATACACTGCAGATATGA
- a CDS encoding response regulator — protein MKALIVDDERLARAELARLLAEHKDIEIVGEAVNADDAIEKINQLQPEIVFLDIQMPGKTGFEMLEEMDNVPHVIFTTAYDEYALKAFEYNALDYLLKPIDPKRLEDAVKRVLRRSAAEETPLPAGTLKAEDQVFVKDGEKCWFVKLEDVRLFESEGNYVRIYFHENKPLILRTLNYLDERLDQRTFFRANRKHIINLKWVENIEPWLNGGLLVKLKGGQKVEVSRRQSIRFKEMLSL, from the coding sequence ATGAAAGCACTGATCGTTGACGATGAACGCCTCGCGCGCGCTGAACTTGCCCGCCTTCTGGCAGAGCACAAGGATATTGAAATCGTGGGAGAGGCAGTGAATGCCGATGACGCGATTGAAAAAATAAACCAGCTTCAGCCGGAAATCGTATTCCTTGATATACAGATGCCCGGCAAAACCGGATTCGAAATGCTTGAAGAGATGGATAACGTTCCCCATGTTATCTTTACCACAGCATACGATGAATACGCGCTCAAGGCATTTGAATATAATGCACTTGACTATCTGCTGAAACCTATTGACCCGAAGCGCCTTGAGGATGCGGTAAAGCGTGTGCTTAGAAGAAGCGCTGCTGAGGAAACCCCGCTGCCGGCAGGTACCCTGAAAGCCGAGGACCAGGTTTTTGTGAAGGACGGAGAAAAGTGCTGGTTCGTGAAACTGGAGGATGTGCGCCTTTTTGAATCGGAGGGCAACTATGTCCGTATATACTTTCATGAGAATAAACCCCTCATTCTGCGCACTCTTAACTATCTGGATGAGCGCCTTGATCAGCGTACCTTCTTCCGTGCCAACCGGAAGCATATCATCAATCTGAAATGGGTTGAAAATATTGAACCCTGGCTCAACGGCGGACTCCTGGTCAAACTGAAAGGCGGTCAGAAGGTTGAAGTTTCGCGCCGTCAGTCCATTCGCTTTAAGGAAATGCTGAGTCTGTAA
- a CDS encoding histidine kinase, with protein MKFDLLNNRDKAYWACQAGGWGLYFLINFLLTASYEGFKGRNFILLLYMSITGLAATHILRFYIKKYRWIDLTWKSLLLRLLPSILLTGAVITALIFLVIEFGGIYDLERVNLTVVMGNFFNISIIILLWSVAYFAFHYFISYKNSEIERLVWEAAVKDFELKTLKSQLNPHFMFNAMNSIRSLIEENPERAKKAITQLSNIFRYSLRIERSETVPLEDEMKTVEDYLALELVRYEERLKYRIEIDPLTRSIEIPPMMVQTLVENAIKHGIARRPEGGEIMIRTMKIPSFLAIDIYNTGTLSTEELMASRGFGIANTKQRLHLLYSGTAEFELTQEGDKVKAEIKIPTGELI; from the coding sequence ATGAAATTTGATCTTCTCAATAACCGGGATAAAGCATACTGGGCCTGCCAGGCGGGCGGCTGGGGTCTTTATTTTCTGATCAATTTTCTTCTGACGGCAAGTTACGAGGGTTTTAAGGGAAGGAATTTCATTCTCCTCCTCTATATGTCAATTACCGGACTTGCCGCAACACACATCCTTAGATTTTATATAAAAAAATACCGCTGGATAGACCTCACCTGGAAATCACTGCTGCTCCGGCTGCTTCCGTCAATTCTTCTGACCGGTGCTGTCATTACCGCACTGATCTTTCTGGTGATTGAATTCGGGGGCATCTATGATCTTGAACGGGTGAATCTTACCGTGGTGATGGGCAACTTTTTTAATATCAGCATTATTATTCTCCTCTGGTCGGTTGCGTACTTTGCTTTTCATTATTTTATCAGCTATAAAAATTCAGAAATTGAACGGCTGGTGTGGGAAGCGGCAGTTAAGGATTTTGAACTGAAGACGCTGAAGTCGCAGCTGAATCCTCATTTTATGTTTAACGCAATGAACAGCATCCGCTCCCTGATAGAGGAAAATCCTGAGCGGGCCAAGAAAGCGATCACCCAGCTTTCCAATATCTTCCGTTACTCACTGCGCATCGAGCGGAGTGAGACCGTGCCCCTTGAGGATGAGATGAAAACGGTTGAGGATTATCTTGCGCTTGAACTGGTGCGTTACGAAGAACGGCTGAAATACAGGATTGAAATTGATCCCCTGACCAGAAGTATCGAAATACCGCCGATGATGGTGCAGACTCTGGTCGAAAACGCCATTAAACACGGTATTGCCCGCAGGCCTGAAGGGGGGGAGATTATGATCCGGACGATGAAGATACCGTCGTTTCTGGCCATTGATATATATAACACAGGAACGCTGAGTACGGAGGAGCTGATGGCCTCGCGCGGATTTGGTATTGCCAATACCAAGCAGCGGCTGCATCTTCTCTATTCCGGTACGGCAGAATTTGAACTGACGCAGGAAGGGGATAAAGTGAAAGCTGAAATTAAAATTCCAACAGGAGAACTGATATGA